A genome region from Natronosalvus rutilus includes the following:
- a CDS encoding DUF357 domain-containing protein has product MPADLEEKTDRYGTLLAEALGAATVAPPEGTPMAEAAAECDEMARSYLEDGRHFREEDDLVNALAAFSYGHAWLDAGARIGLFDVPTEGHLFTV; this is encoded by the coding sequence ATGCCCGCTGATCTCGAGGAGAAGACCGATCGCTACGGGACCTTGCTGGCGGAGGCGCTCGGGGCGGCGACCGTCGCGCCGCCGGAGGGAACCCCGATGGCCGAGGCTGCCGCGGAGTGTGACGAAATGGCTCGGTCGTACCTTGAGGACGGTCGCCACTTCCGGGAGGAAGACGACCTGGTGAACGCGCTCGCGGCGTTCTCGTACGGACACGCCTGGCTCGATGCCGGGGCTCGGATCGGACTGTTCGATGTGCCGACCGAGGGGCACCTCTTTACCGTCTGA
- a CDS encoding FAD-dependent oxidoreductase yields MSDAPRVEIYTKENCSYCEKAKDLFDAKEVEYETYNVTGDEDLFEEMVDRAEGRKTAPEVFIDDELIGGWDDTSALDETGELDELLGIARDADCEVVEHRRLIIAGTGIAGLTAAIYAGRSNNEPLVIEGDEPGGQLTLTTDVANYPGFPEGISGPELVNDMKAQARQFGAELKNGIVANVERLEDPSVVEGATEDSFCVDLTNGDRYTADAVIVASGASARTLGIPGEDELMGYGLSTCATCDGAFFRDEDMLVVGGGDAAMEEASFLTKFADTVYLAHRREEFRAEDYWVDRVHEHVEDGNIEIMKNTELIEIHGSQEEGVDHVTLVRNEKGHPTDRLDDPETEEFDFDVGAVFFAIGHTPNTDYLEGLGIETDDEGYLKTKGGDGGGQTETAVSGIFGAGDVVDYHYQQAVTAAGMGSKAAIDADEYLEDFEREREEVVLEESEEVPAADD; encoded by the coding sequence ATGAGCGACGCCCCTCGAGTCGAAATCTACACCAAAGAGAACTGCTCGTATTGCGAGAAGGCGAAGGACCTCTTCGACGCAAAGGAGGTCGAGTACGAGACGTACAACGTCACGGGCGACGAGGACCTGTTCGAGGAGATGGTCGACCGCGCCGAGGGCCGAAAGACCGCGCCCGAGGTGTTTATCGACGACGAACTGATCGGCGGCTGGGACGACACCAGCGCGCTCGACGAGACCGGCGAACTCGACGAACTGCTCGGCATCGCCCGCGATGCCGACTGCGAGGTCGTCGAGCACCGTCGCCTGATCATCGCCGGGACGGGCATCGCCGGCCTGACGGCGGCCATCTACGCCGGCCGATCGAACAACGAGCCCCTGGTCATCGAGGGCGACGAACCCGGCGGCCAGCTCACCCTGACGACCGACGTGGCGAACTACCCGGGCTTCCCCGAGGGTATCAGCGGGCCCGAACTCGTGAACGATATGAAAGCACAGGCCCGCCAGTTCGGCGCCGAACTGAAAAACGGCATCGTCGCGAACGTCGAACGACTCGAGGACCCCTCGGTCGTCGAGGGCGCCACCGAGGACTCGTTCTGCGTCGACCTCACGAACGGCGATCGCTACACCGCCGACGCCGTCATCGTCGCCTCCGGCGCCAGCGCCCGGACCCTCGGCATCCCCGGCGAGGACGAACTCATGGGCTACGGGCTCTCGACGTGTGCGACCTGTGACGGCGCGTTCTTCCGGGACGAGGACATGCTCGTCGTCGGCGGCGGCGACGCGGCCATGGAGGAAGCCTCGTTCCTCACGAAGTTCGCCGACACGGTCTACCTGGCCCACCGCCGCGAGGAGTTCCGCGCCGAAGACTACTGGGTCGACCGCGTCCACGAGCACGTCGAGGACGGCAACATCGAGATCATGAAGAACACCGAACTGATCGAGATCCACGGCTCCCAGGAGGAAGGCGTCGATCACGTCACCCTCGTCCGCAACGAGAAGGGGCACCCGACCGACCGCCTCGACGACCCCGAAACCGAGGAGTTCGACTTCGACGTCGGCGCCGTCTTCTTCGCCATCGGCCACACGCCAAACACCGACTACCTCGAGGGACTCGGCATCGAGACCGACGACGAAGGCTACCTCAAGACGAAAGGTGGCGACGGCGGCGGCCAGACCGAAACCGCCGTCTCCGGTATCTTCGGTGCTGGCGACGTCGTCGACTACCACTACCAGCAGGCCGTCACCGCCGCGGGCATGGGCTCGAAAGCGGCCATCGACGCCGACGAATACTTAGAGGACTTCGAGCGAGAGCGCGAGGAGGTTGTGCTCGAGGAGAGCGAGGAAGTTCCGGCGGCCGACGACTGA
- a CDS encoding VOC family protein, which yields MDATLDHVMLRVEDLEESLEWYGTHFDYEEKGRWEADTFTNVYLGPEDVHEDGAVLELTYNHDDRSYEMGDAWGHIAVRVPEDELESSYQQLMDGGVEDYRDPESCGNRYAFVKDPDGHEIEIVKRDYGAKWSLDHTMIRVEDADEALGYWTRKFEYEHVSRWESDTFANYFVQREGAAPEEMTVELTYNYDGRSYELGDAWGHLAVSVDDLHEAWDQLLERESEDYRDPESCDDRYAFTKDQDGHEIEIVTRD from the coding sequence ATGGACGCTACGCTCGATCACGTCATGCTGCGCGTCGAGGACCTCGAGGAGAGCTTGGAGTGGTACGGCACCCACTTCGACTACGAGGAGAAAGGACGTTGGGAGGCGGACACCTTCACCAACGTCTACCTCGGTCCCGAGGACGTCCACGAGGACGGCGCGGTCCTCGAGTTGACGTACAACCACGACGACCGGAGTTACGAGATGGGCGACGCCTGGGGCCACATCGCCGTTCGGGTTCCCGAGGACGAACTCGAGTCGAGCTACCAGCAGCTGATGGACGGGGGCGTCGAGGACTACCGCGATCCCGAGTCCTGCGGGAACCGCTACGCGTTCGTCAAAGATCCGGACGGCCACGAGATCGAGATTGTCAAGCGCGACTACGGGGCGAAGTGGAGCCTCGACCACACGATGATCCGGGTCGAGGACGCCGACGAGGCGCTGGGCTACTGGACGCGGAAGTTCGAGTACGAGCACGTCAGCCGCTGGGAGTCCGACACGTTTGCGAACTACTTCGTCCAGCGAGAGGGTGCGGCCCCGGAGGAGATGACCGTCGAACTGACCTACAACTACGACGGCCGGAGCTACGAGCTGGGCGATGCCTGGGGTCACCTCGCGGTTTCCGTCGACGATCTGCACGAGGCCTGGGACCAGTTGCTCGAGCGCGAGAGCGAGGATTACCGGGATCCGGAGTCGTGTGACGACCGCTACGCGTTCACGAAGGATCAGGACGGCCACGAGATTGAGATCGTGACTCGAGACTGA
- the rdgB gene encoding RdgB/HAM1 family non-canonical purine NTP pyrophosphatase → MDTLYFATGNAGKLEEAREYLDGQAALEQVEYDYTEIQSDDLGEIAATGARETYDAMTAEEANDGSDVNGSDVDGVLVDDTGLFVDALGGFPGPYSAYVETTVGVERVWRLLEAEDESNRRAHFRTVMAYADAEGVETFEGSVAGTIVAPRGEAGFGYDPIFEYNGQTFAEMTAAEKNAISHRGRALAAFTDWYADQ, encoded by the coding sequence ATGGACACCCTGTATTTCGCCACCGGCAACGCAGGCAAACTCGAGGAGGCTCGCGAGTACCTCGACGGGCAGGCGGCCCTCGAGCAGGTCGAGTACGACTACACCGAGATCCAGAGCGACGACCTGGGCGAGATTGCTGCGACGGGCGCTCGAGAGACCTACGACGCGATGACGGCCGAGGAGGCCAACGACGGGAGCGATGTCAACGGGAGCGACGTCGATGGCGTCCTGGTCGACGACACCGGCCTGTTCGTCGACGCCCTCGGCGGTTTTCCGGGGCCGTACTCGGCCTACGTCGAGACGACCGTCGGCGTCGAACGCGTCTGGCGACTACTCGAGGCCGAGGACGAATCCAATCGTCGCGCACACTTCCGCACGGTCATGGCCTACGCCGATGCCGAGGGCGTCGAGACCTTCGAGGGCTCCGTCGCGGGGACCATCGTCGCCCCGCGGGGAGAGGCAGGCTTTGGCTACGATCCGATCTTCGAGTACAACGGGCAGACGTTCGCGGAGATGACGGCCGCAGAGAAGAACGCCATCTCCCACCGCGGACGTGCGCTGGCGGCGTTCACCGACTGGTACGCGGATCAGTAG
- a CDS encoding DUF389 domain-containing protein: MRLIQALVPSAVRDDVLFALDTEGIDYVTLRENTDGEDSVIVQFPLPTQAVEEVLGTLEDAGVDDEFIVVSSIETARTPGLESLEERFVSGSESDDSIFYEEIRTRALNMTPNRLTYYAMTLLSAIVATAGLLLDSPAIVVGSMVIAPQVSAALTGTVGMVLNDRGMIVSGITSLVGGLVAAMAGAFAFAWLIRSGGIVPSTIEITAIHQVSTRISPDLLSLIIGICAGAAGAFGLATALPVSLVGVMIAAALIPAAAAVGIGLAWNAPLVAAGAFVLLTINAASIVLSGLAVFWYLGYRPGDWVPGDLSQNLTRARLSAIVPAVLVLSLVCLLAGGVLFHHVTFENDVNEEVRTVLDDPEYDQLELVGLRTEFAGGDLATSYEVTAVVRRPDGVSYPNLVAALEDALEDRTGRQIEVTVEYVDQDTGTNRDDARFELVNRPTTDRGMPGTQGV, from the coding sequence ATGCGATTGATACAGGCGCTCGTCCCCTCCGCCGTTCGGGACGACGTGCTGTTCGCGCTCGACACCGAGGGAATCGACTACGTGACCCTCCGGGAGAACACCGACGGGGAAGACAGCGTCATCGTCCAGTTTCCGTTGCCCACGCAGGCCGTCGAGGAGGTCCTCGGGACGCTCGAGGACGCCGGCGTCGACGACGAGTTCATCGTCGTCAGTTCGATCGAGACGGCGCGAACGCCGGGCCTCGAGTCCCTCGAGGAGCGCTTCGTCAGCGGGAGCGAGTCCGACGACAGCATCTTCTACGAGGAGATTCGAACGCGGGCGCTGAACATGACGCCGAACCGCCTCACCTACTACGCGATGACGCTCCTGAGCGCGATCGTGGCGACGGCCGGCCTCCTGCTCGATTCGCCGGCCATCGTCGTGGGGTCGATGGTCATCGCCCCGCAAGTGAGTGCCGCGCTGACCGGCACCGTCGGGATGGTGCTCAACGACCGCGGCATGATCGTCAGCGGCATCACCTCGCTCGTCGGCGGACTGGTGGCCGCGATGGCCGGCGCGTTCGCGTTCGCCTGGCTCATTCGCTCGGGCGGGATCGTCCCCTCGACCATCGAGATTACGGCCATCCACCAGGTGAGCACCCGCATCTCGCCCGACCTCCTCTCGCTGATTATCGGCATCTGCGCCGGTGCCGCGGGCGCGTTCGGGCTCGCGACCGCCCTGCCCGTCTCGCTTGTCGGCGTCATGATCGCCGCGGCGCTCATCCCCGCCGCGGCAGCCGTCGGCATCGGCCTGGCCTGGAACGCGCCCCTGGTCGCGGCCGGGGCGTTCGTCCTGCTCACGATCAACGCCGCGTCCATCGTCCTCTCCGGCCTCGCCGTCTTCTGGTACCTCGGCTACCGGCCCGGCGACTGGGTTCCAGGTGATCTGAGTCAGAACCTGACCCGCGCCCGCCTCAGTGCGATCGTCCCCGCCGTACTCGTCCTCTCGCTCGTCTGCCTGCTCGCCGGCGGCGTCCTCTTTCACCACGTCACCTTCGAGAACGACGTCAACGAGGAGGTTCGGACCGTCCTCGACGACCCCGAGTACGACCAGCTCGAGCTCGTCGGCCTTCGAACGGAGTTCGCTGGGGGCGACCTGGCCACGTCGTACGAGGTGACCGCCGTGGTTCGTCGCCCCGACGGTGTCAGCTATCCAAACCTCGTCGCCGCCCTCGAGGACGCGCTCGAGGATCGGACGGGCCGCCAGATCGAGGTGACCGTCGAGTACGTCGATCAGGACACCGGAACGAACCGTGATGACGCTCGGTTCGAGTTGGTGAACCGGCCGACGACCGACCGGGGAATGCCAGGAACGCAAGGCGTTTAG
- a CDS encoding NAD-dependent epimerase/dehydratase family protein encodes MEHHPLADRRVLVTGGAGFIGSHLVDALAPHAEVRVLDNFVNGTREHVHDDATVIEGDLRDPIALQRAARGVDVIFHEGAIVSVTESVDDPRHTNDVNLEGTLGVLEQARLEDARVVLASSAAIYGHPESVPVAETDSLRPTSPYGIQKLSLDHYAHAYNQLYGLETVALRYFNAYGPRQQGPYSGVIATFLEQARAGEPITIEGDGEQTRDFVHVSDVIQANLLAATTDAVGRAYNVGTGTRTSIRTLAETIRDVTDSDSDIVHVEPRPGDVRHSVASVARASDELDFTARIDLESGLERLVEAGTDSRGAQRAAGRPTNEVGGERGTAGSRQDA; translated from the coding sequence ATGGAGCATCACCCACTCGCCGATCGTCGCGTCCTCGTCACCGGTGGCGCCGGCTTCATCGGCAGCCACCTCGTCGACGCGCTGGCCCCCCACGCAGAGGTTCGCGTCCTCGACAACTTCGTCAACGGGACTCGCGAGCACGTCCACGACGACGCGACCGTGATCGAGGGCGACCTTCGCGACCCGATCGCCCTCCAGCGTGCGGCCCGAGGCGTCGACGTCATCTTTCACGAGGGCGCCATCGTCAGCGTCACCGAGAGCGTCGACGATCCGCGGCACACGAACGACGTCAATCTCGAGGGGACCCTGGGCGTGCTCGAGCAGGCGCGCCTCGAGGACGCCCGGGTCGTGCTGGCCTCGAGCGCGGCGATCTACGGCCACCCCGAGAGCGTCCCGGTCGCAGAGACGGACTCCCTGCGTCCGACCTCGCCATACGGGATCCAGAAACTCTCCCTCGATCACTACGCACACGCGTACAATCAGTTATATGGGCTCGAGACCGTCGCCCTGCGATACTTCAACGCCTACGGCCCCCGCCAACAGGGCCCCTACAGCGGCGTGATCGCGACGTTCCTCGAGCAGGCTCGCGCCGGCGAGCCGATCACCATCGAGGGCGACGGCGAGCAGACGCGCGACTTCGTCCACGTCTCGGACGTCATCCAGGCGAACCTCCTGGCGGCGACGACCGACGCGGTCGGACGGGCGTACAACGTCGGAACGGGTACGCGGACGTCGATACGGACGCTCGCCGAGACGATTCGAGACGTCACTGATTCGGACTCGGACATCGTCCACGTCGAGCCCCGGCCGGGCGACGTCCGCCACAGCGTCGCGTCCGTAGCTCGAGCGAGCGACGAACTCGACTTCACGGCACGCATCGACCTCGAGTCAGGGCTCGAGCGGCTCGTCGAAGCGGGGACGGACTCTCGAGGGGCGCAACGGGCAGCGGGTCGACCGACGAACGAGGTCGGCGGCGAGCGGGGGACGGCTGGCAGCCGGCAGGATGCGTAG
- a CDS encoding transcription initiation factor IIB has translation MTDTTIRTYSGETQREQEPRASEDEQCPECGGRLVSDSEHAETVCSECGLVVEEDEIDRGPEWRAFDSAEKDKKSRVGAPTTKMMHDQGLSTNIGWQDKDAYGRSLSSRQRQKMQRLRTWNERFRTRDSKERNLKQALGEIDRMASALGLPENVRETASVIYRRALDEDLLPGRSIEGVATSALYAAARQAGTPRSLDEIAAVSRVDRMELTRTYRYIVRQLNLEIKPADPESYVPRFISDLDLSDETERRARDLLESARKEGVHSGKSPVGLAAASVYAAALLTNEKVTQNDVSEVASISEVTIRNRYKELLEASDTMTV, from the coding sequence ATGACAGATACGACAATTCGAACCTACAGTGGCGAGACACAGCGGGAACAGGAGCCACGGGCCAGCGAGGACGAGCAGTGCCCCGAGTGCGGCGGCCGACTGGTCTCGGACAGCGAGCACGCGGAGACGGTGTGTTCGGAGTGTGGCCTGGTCGTCGAGGAAGACGAGATCGACCGCGGGCCCGAGTGGCGCGCGTTCGACTCCGCCGAGAAGGACAAGAAGTCCCGCGTCGGCGCGCCGACGACCAAGATGATGCACGACCAGGGCCTGTCGACCAACATCGGCTGGCAGGACAAGGACGCCTACGGGCGCTCGCTCTCGAGCCGCCAGCGCCAGAAGATGCAGCGCCTGCGCACCTGGAACGAGCGCTTCCGCACCCGGGACAGCAAGGAGCGCAACCTCAAGCAGGCTCTCGGCGAGATCGACCGCATGGCGAGCGCGCTCGGCCTCCCGGAGAACGTCCGCGAGACCGCCAGCGTGATCTACCGGCGGGCGCTCGACGAGGACCTGCTCCCGGGACGCTCGATCGAGGGTGTCGCGACCTCGGCGCTGTACGCCGCCGCGCGACAGGCCGGGACGCCGCGCAGCCTCGACGAGATCGCCGCCGTCAGCCGCGTCGACCGGATGGAGCTCACCCGGACCTACCGCTACATCGTCCGCCAGCTCAACCTCGAGATCAAGCCGGCCGATCCCGAGAGCTACGTCCCGCGGTTCATCAGCGACCTGGACCTCTCGGACGAAACCGAGCGCCGGGCACGCGACCTGCTCGAGTCGGCTCGCAAGGAGGGCGTCCACAGTGGCAAGTCGCCGGTCGGCCTCGCGGCCGCGTCGGTGTACGCTGCGGCCCTGCTGACCAACGAGAAGGTCACCCAGAACGACGTCAGCGAGGTCGCGAGCATCTCCGAAGTCACCATCCGAAACCGATACAAGGAGTTGCTCGAGGCCAGCGACACGATGACGGTATAA
- a CDS encoding HTTM domain-containing protein, whose product MSSQSTSSLDRLSAAMDRFSVALQRRFEIDLRALAAFRIALGLLIILDLLNRTRDFHDFHTDAGILPVKALYSDYSDVYSLHALSGEAWVQALLFLIAGAFALAMVLGYRTRFVTIVSWLLLMSLHIRNPMVLNGGDALLRLLVFWGIFLPLGERWSIDARGVDRPRSTVASEATMAVLLQVFLMYATNAIHKYRSDTWMDGEAVLYIFQADHLTILLGNVLADQFMLLRVFTYAWLVCIFASPLLLILTGYPRAALATAFAGMHVGMFLTLRIDLFPLISLAGLVLFYPPVVWDKVADLADRFGVASPMRTRLEWLQRTTSELPSPSVSSPSIPKVVTLGRGVFISVVPAVFLFLILFSNAAAVDYTEVPEPGEEILDTTKTDQSWRMFAPEPTSNARWLVAPGELENGSEVDALNGGEVTWDKPPSVERTYESSRWRKYLLNMRYASNENHRSYSANYLCERWNAEHETELETVTIYGLTDLAEPYDDEQDIARFKLIEYDCSGDFVQESA is encoded by the coding sequence ATGTCCTCGCAATCCACCTCCAGTCTGGACCGGCTGTCAGCCGCCATGGATCGATTCTCCGTCGCCCTCCAGCGGCGGTTCGAGATAGACCTCCGGGCGCTCGCTGCGTTCCGAATCGCGCTCGGCCTCCTTATCATCCTCGACCTGCTGAATCGGACTCGGGACTTTCACGACTTTCACACTGATGCGGGTATTCTCCCAGTAAAGGCGCTCTATTCGGATTATTCGGACGTGTACTCGTTACACGCACTCTCGGGCGAAGCCTGGGTGCAGGCACTCCTCTTCCTCATCGCAGGTGCGTTCGCGCTCGCGATGGTTCTTGGCTATCGAACCCGTTTCGTAACGATCGTCTCCTGGCTCTTGCTCATGTCGTTGCACATCCGGAACCCGATGGTGCTCAACGGTGGCGACGCCCTCTTGCGTCTGTTGGTGTTCTGGGGAATCTTCCTCCCGCTCGGTGAGCGCTGGTCGATCGATGCCCGTGGAGTCGACCGACCACGGTCGACGGTCGCCAGCGAAGCGACGATGGCCGTGCTCTTGCAGGTCTTCCTGATGTACGCCACGAACGCTATCCACAAATATCGGAGCGACACGTGGATGGACGGCGAAGCGGTCCTGTACATCTTCCAGGCGGATCATCTGACGATTCTACTCGGCAACGTACTCGCGGACCAGTTCATGCTGCTCAGAGTATTCACGTACGCCTGGCTCGTGTGCATCTTCGCCTCTCCGCTCTTGCTAATTCTCACTGGGTATCCGCGCGCCGCGCTGGCCACGGCGTTCGCTGGCATGCACGTCGGAATGTTCCTCACGCTACGTATCGACCTGTTTCCCCTGATCTCTCTCGCCGGCTTGGTGCTGTTCTACCCACCGGTCGTCTGGGACAAAGTGGCCGACCTCGCCGATCGGTTCGGCGTCGCGTCACCGATGCGGACTCGACTCGAGTGGCTACAGCGAACGACATCGGAACTCCCGTCACCATCGGTCTCGAGTCCATCGATCCCGAAGGTTGTCACCCTCGGACGCGGCGTGTTCATCTCGGTGGTCCCCGCGGTGTTCCTGTTCCTCATCCTGTTTTCGAACGCTGCCGCCGTCGATTACACCGAGGTCCCAGAGCCCGGCGAGGAGATACTCGACACCACGAAGACCGATCAGAGCTGGCGGATGTTCGCACCCGAACCGACGTCCAACGCACGGTGGCTCGTCGCTCCCGGCGAGCTCGAGAACGGATCCGAAGTCGATGCCCTGAACGGCGGGGAGGTCACCTGGGACAAGCCGCCGAGCGTCGAACGAACGTACGAGAGCTCGCGCTGGCGAAAGTACCTCCTGAACATGCGCTACGCCAGCAACGAGAACCACCGATCGTACAGTGCGAACTACCTCTGTGAACGCTGGAACGCCGAGCACGAGACCGAACTCGAGACCGTGACCATCTATGGACTGACTGATCTCGCCGAGCCGTACGACGACGAGCAGGACATCGCCCGGTTCAAACTCATCGAGTACGACTGTTCGGGCGACTTCGTTCAGGAGTCTGCGTAG
- a CDS encoding BGTF surface domain-containing protein, translating to MTGNYKDKFSAVVMATLMVLSVVAIGGAALAGSAAASNHGEDLSGESLLWQGQDGYYTTGDDVQLRKGTKDDDQGLERELASNGDYVTVDSTELDSGMYWISSGGADGTEETTFEVVEQSLTSEWSEDSVYNSDQSMESSLTIDSNRGTYQTNISAEGLDGDDLESIFGTTAGSAQGDVYVVNDGDQTLDGNFSGIAAGQYNFTVDVPDTTAEATPSITVEDAPEVQPDLSFDQNTYEVDAGDYVDITVQFENTDTATVHLAEEDDNYDANVTVRDTNEEGEVTIRFNTYAAANDEDTFEVVSDNGEIVDEEESKFSGDYRLQPADFELEVFNGETVDPGNELDAALLLLQDRSTGDLSTWTAPSSYNYDDDFSNIQGDLTQTDTIANDDLTVVEVEATGVYGYLFDDDGTWNESSNVTLTFTDTNDPRYGEADSFSVTEHDYQVVPDAENGTFYVVTDLSAHGDVDAGETWNVEFTVTEDNPYVTEDEGDNADVSIEERTIDFENVNDDDAVELENSEESPVTVTSNVAPGTEVDFRLRFETSVLSQSGVVIGDDHTATTTFDLSDREAGEELRSVSASEAGGADVEYTGVVVEAEDSDEESGAAWKATANLPENAVEGEVLEFSVDLENNGDEEGTTTVQLVVDGEKNVIDENVTVGAGESTTLEGTDEKASAGDHDWQLIVGDEVIDEGTFTVDSSNESDESDESDESDESDESDESDESDESDESDESDESDESDESDESDESDESDESDESDESDESDESDESDESDEGDDDGQPGFGVAVALVALLGAAMLALRRQD from the coding sequence ATGACAGGAAATTATAAGGATAAGTTCAGCGCAGTCGTCATGGCTACGCTGATGGTCCTCTCTGTGGTCGCGATCGGTGGCGCTGCTCTCGCGGGCTCCGCCGCTGCGTCGAATCACGGTGAAGACCTCTCCGGCGAGTCTCTGCTCTGGCAGGGACAAGATGGTTATTACACCACTGGAGATGACGTACAGCTCCGCAAAGGAACTAAAGACGATGACCAAGGTCTTGAGCGCGAACTCGCCTCTAACGGCGACTACGTTACCGTAGACTCGACCGAGCTTGATTCCGGTATGTACTGGATCAGCTCCGGTGGCGCTGACGGTACCGAAGAGACGACCTTCGAAGTCGTCGAACAGTCTCTGACGTCTGAGTGGAGTGAAGACTCCGTCTACAACTCGGACCAGAGTATGGAGTCTTCGCTTACGATCGACTCGAACCGTGGCACCTACCAGACCAACATCAGCGCTGAGGGCCTCGACGGCGACGACCTCGAGAGCATCTTCGGCACTACTGCTGGCTCCGCTCAGGGCGACGTCTACGTCGTCAACGACGGTGACCAGACGCTCGACGGTAACTTCTCTGGCATCGCTGCTGGTCAGTACAACTTCACCGTCGATGTCCCTGACACGACGGCTGAGGCTACGCCCTCGATCACCGTTGAGGATGCCCCGGAAGTCCAGCCCGACCTCTCGTTCGATCAGAACACCTACGAGGTTGACGCTGGCGACTACGTCGACATCACGGTTCAGTTCGAGAACACCGACACGGCTACGGTCCACCTCGCTGAAGAGGATGACAACTACGACGCCAACGTCACGGTCCGAGACACCAATGAGGAAGGCGAAGTGACCATCCGCTTCAACACGTACGCTGCTGCTAACGACGAAGACACGTTCGAAGTCGTTAGCGACAACGGCGAGATCGTTGACGAGGAAGAAAGCAAGTTCTCCGGCGATTACCGTCTCCAGCCCGCTGACTTCGAGCTCGAAGTCTTCAACGGCGAGACTGTCGATCCCGGCAACGAACTCGACGCTGCGCTCCTCCTGCTGCAGGATCGCTCGACTGGCGACCTCAGCACCTGGACCGCGCCGTCCAGCTACAACTATGATGACGACTTCAGTAACATTCAGGGCGACCTGACTCAGACTGACACCATCGCTAACGACGACCTCACTGTTGTTGAGGTCGAGGCAACTGGTGTCTACGGTTACCTCTTCGATGATGACGGAACGTGGAACGAATCCAGTAACGTCACCCTGACGTTCACTGACACGAACGACCCACGCTACGGTGAGGCTGACTCGTTCAGCGTTACCGAGCATGACTATCAGGTCGTTCCTGACGCCGAGAACGGTACGTTCTACGTCGTGACTGACCTCAGTGCCCACGGTGACGTCGACGCCGGCGAAACCTGGAACGTTGAGTTCACGGTCACCGAAGACAACCCGTACGTCACTGAGGACGAAGGCGACAACGCCGACGTCAGCATCGAAGAGCGTACGATTGACTTCGAGAACGTCAACGACGACGACGCCGTCGAACTCGAGAACAGCGAGGAATCCCCGGTTACCGTGACGAGCAACGTCGCGCCCGGTACGGAAGTCGACTTCCGACTCCGCTTCGAGACCTCGGTTCTCTCCCAGTCCGGTGTCGTCATCGGTGACGACCACACGGCAACCACCACGTTCGATCTCAGCGACCGCGAGGCCGGTGAGGAACTCCGCTCCGTCAGCGCATCGGAAGCTGGTGGCGCTGACGTTGAGTACACCGGTGTCGTTGTTGAGGCCGAAGACTCTGACGAAGAGTCCGGCGCTGCCTGGAAGGCAACCGCAAACCTCCCCGAGAACGCTGTCGAAGGTGAGGTCCTCGAGTTCTCCGTTGATCTCGAGAACAACGGTGACGAGGAAGGCACGACCACCGTTCAGCTCGTCGTGGATGGCGAGAAGAACGTCATCGACGAGAACGTGACCGTCGGCGCTGGTGAATCCACCACGCTCGAGGGCACGGACGAGAAGGCCTCTGCTGGTGACCACGACTGGCAGCTCATCGTTGGCGACGAAGTCATCGACGAGGGTACCTTCACCGTTGACTCCTCCAACGAGTCTGACGAGTCCGACGAATCCGACGAGTCTGACGAATCCGACGAGTCTGACGAATCCGACGAGTCTGACGAATCCGACGAGTCTGACGAATCCGACGAGTCTGACGAATCCGACGAGTCTGACGAATCCGACGAGTCTGACGAATCCGACGAGTCTGACGAATCCGACGAGTCCGACGAGTCTGACGAATCCGACGAGTCTGACGAATCCGACGAAGGCGATGACGACGGCCAGCCCGGCTTCGGCGTCGCTGTCGCTCTCGTCGCACTCCTCGGCGCTGCGATGCTGGCACTCCGCCGCCAGGACTAA
- a CDS encoding thiol-disulfide oxidoreductase DCC family protein, with product MSANLEVPADAPILLFDGVCNLCNGFVQFVVPRDTEEQFYFASLQSDVGKALCAEYGLPTDELESVVLIEGDESYVKSGAIIRTARHLGGIYALLSPFRFVPRPVRDWAYDFVANRRYRWFGKKEQCMMPTGDVQSRFLERTDS from the coding sequence ATGAGCGCCAACCTCGAGGTTCCCGCAGATGCCCCCATTCTCCTCTTCGACGGCGTCTGCAACCTCTGCAACGGCTTCGTCCAGTTCGTCGTGCCCCGCGATACGGAGGAGCAGTTCTACTTCGCGTCCCTCCAGTCCGACGTAGGCAAGGCGCTGTGTGCCGAGTACGGCCTCCCGACCGACGAACTCGAGTCGGTCGTCCTGATCGAGGGCGACGAGAGCTACGTCAAGTCGGGGGCGATTATCCGCACGGCGAGGCATCTCGGCGGGATCTACGCCCTGCTGTCGCCGTTTCGATTCGTCCCGCGCCCGGTTCGAGACTGGGCGTACGACTTCGTCGCGAACCGGCGCTATCGCTGGTTCGGGAAGAAAGAGCAGTGTATGATGCCGACGGGTGACGTGCAGTCGCGGTTCCTCGAGCGTACCGACTCCTGA